The Actinomycetota bacterium genome contains a region encoding:
- a CDS encoding vitamin B12-dependent ribonucleotide reductase: MSVTTNLAATEGFIHNTLNNPGLVMERLYTTPGQHPYDGVTWERRDVVQTNWKTGESVFEQRGVEFPDSWSVNASTIVTTKYFRGAVGTEQREWSLKQLIDRVVLTYTKAGKENGYFRTDADAEIFELELTHMLLHQVFSFNSPVWFNVGTTSPQQVSACFILSVDDTMDSILNWYREEGMIFKGGSGAGLNLSRIRSAKELLKSSGGTASGPVSFMRGADASAGTIKSGGATRRAAKMVVLDVDHPDIEEFIETKVREEDKIRVLRDAGYDMDLGGKDIVSVQYQNANNSVRVSDLFMRAVENSEDFGLTSRTSGEVIDTVNAKDLFRKMSEAAWACADPGIQYDDTINDWHTNPETGRINASNPCSEYMSLDNSSCNLASLNLLTFLKEDDTFDGVKFAKAVEFIITAMDISICFADFPTDPIADTTKRYRQLGIGYANLGALLMATGLPYDSDGGRAFAAAITSLMTGTAYKRSAELAGIVGPYDGYARNVDGHKKVMRKHAAANDTVRNITSLDGDVAKLANQAWADCLKIGEQNGWRNAQASVLAPTGTIGFMMDCDTTGIEPDFSLVKFKKLVGGGSMQIVNQTIPRALKKLGYAEETIEAIVEYIGENGHVIDAPGLKTADYAIFDTAMGVRSITPLGHVRMMAAVQPFISGAISKTVNMPESASIEEVEDIYFQGWKLGIKALAIYRDNCKVGQPLSDAKAKKVDEIIELTAEAIAELTSKPTRKRLPKSRPSRTTSFSVAGAEGYMTAGSYDDGHLGEVFLKLGKQGSTLAGVMDAFSIAISIALQYGVPLDAFVSKFVNMRFEPAGMTDDPDIRISQSIMDYIFRRLALDYLPLEQREALSIFTADERTATVNANYGASAPAADLDDIIEDDSIEIAAEAAANSAQTIQITKPATSKAHSSAELLEEITGIASDAPLCMTCGIKMRTAGSCYVCEGCGSTSGCS; this comes from the coding sequence ATGTCGGTCACCACGAACCTCGCAGCAACAGAAGGCTTCATTCACAACACCTTGAACAATCCCGGCCTGGTGATGGAACGCCTCTATACGACTCCTGGTCAGCATCCATATGACGGTGTGACCTGGGAGCGACGCGATGTCGTGCAGACCAACTGGAAGACCGGCGAGAGCGTCTTCGAGCAGCGCGGTGTGGAGTTCCCTGACTCGTGGAGCGTCAACGCCTCCACCATCGTGACCACCAAGTACTTCCGCGGAGCCGTGGGCACCGAGCAGCGCGAGTGGAGCCTGAAGCAGCTGATCGACCGGGTCGTGCTGACCTACACCAAGGCTGGCAAGGAGAACGGCTACTTCCGCACCGACGCCGATGCCGAGATCTTCGAGCTCGAGCTCACCCACATGCTGCTGCACCAGGTGTTCAGCTTCAACTCACCAGTGTGGTTCAACGTGGGCACCACCAGCCCGCAGCAGGTCAGCGCCTGCTTCATCCTGTCCGTCGACGACACCATGGATTCGATCCTGAACTGGTACCGCGAAGAGGGCATGATCTTCAAGGGCGGCTCCGGCGCCGGCTTGAACCTCAGCCGCATCCGCTCCGCCAAGGAGCTCCTGAAGTCATCTGGTGGCACCGCCTCTGGCCCGGTCAGCTTCATGCGCGGCGCCGACGCATCCGCCGGCACCATCAAGTCCGGTGGCGCAACCCGACGTGCAGCCAAGATGGTCGTGCTCGATGTTGATCACCCTGACATCGAGGAGTTCATCGAGACCAAGGTGCGCGAAGAGGACAAGATCCGCGTGCTTCGCGATGCCGGCTACGACATGGACCTTGGCGGCAAGGACATCGTCAGCGTCCAGTACCAGAACGCCAACAACTCTGTGCGCGTCAGCGACCTGTTCATGCGCGCCGTTGAGAACAGCGAGGACTTCGGTCTGACCTCACGCACCTCCGGTGAAGTCATCGACACCGTCAACGCCAAGGACCTGTTCCGCAAGATGAGCGAGGCCGCATGGGCCTGCGCTGATCCGGGTATCCAGTACGACGACACCATCAACGACTGGCACACCAACCCCGAGACTGGCCGCATCAATGCGTCCAACCCCTGCTCGGAATACATGAGCCTGGATAACTCCTCCTGCAACCTGGCCAGCCTGAACCTGCTGACCTTCTTGAAGGAGGACGACACCTTCGATGGCGTGAAGTTCGCCAAGGCCGTGGAGTTCATCATCACCGCGATGGACATCTCGATCTGCTTCGCCGACTTCCCAACCGACCCGATCGCTGACACCACCAAGCGCTACCGCCAGCTGGGCATCGGCTACGCCAACCTGGGCGCCCTGCTGATGGCAACCGGCCTGCCCTACGACTCCGACGGTGGCCGCGCATTCGCCGCAGCCATCACCAGCCTGATGACCGGCACCGCCTACAAGCGCAGTGCCGAACTGGCCGGCATCGTTGGCCCATACGACGGCTACGCACGCAACGTCGACGGTCACAAGAAGGTCATGCGCAAGCACGCCGCAGCCAACGACACCGTTCGCAACATCACCAGCCTTGATGGCGATGTTGCCAAGCTGGCCAACCAGGCCTGGGCTGACTGCCTGAAGATCGGCGAGCAAAACGGCTGGCGCAACGCGCAGGCCTCAGTGCTCGCCCCGACCGGCACCATCGGCTTCATGATGGACTGCGACACCACTGGCATCGAGCCTGACTTCTCGCTGGTCAAGTTCAAGAAGCTCGTTGGTGGCGGCTCAATGCAGATCGTCAACCAGACGATCCCGCGTGCGCTGAAGAAGCTCGGCTACGCCGAGGAGACCATCGAGGCCATCGTCGAATACATCGGCGAGAACGGTCACGTCATCGATGCCCCAGGCTTGAAGACAGCCGACTACGCGATCTTCGACACCGCCATGGGAGTCCGAAGCATCACCCCCCTTGGCCACGTGCGCATGATGGCTGCAGTGCAGCCCTTCATCTCCGGTGCGATCTCCAAGACGGTGAACATGCCCGAGAGCGCAAGCATCGAAGAAGTAGAGGACATCTACTTCCAAGGCTGGAAGCTGGGCATCAAGGCGCTGGCGATCTACCGCGACAACTGCAAGGTCGGACAGCCACTGAGCGATGCCAAGGCCAAGAAGGTCGACGAGATCATCGAGCTGACCGCAGAGGCAATCGCCGAACTCACGAGCAAGCCAACCCGCAAGCGCCTGCCGAAGTCACGCCCATCCCGCACCACCAGCTTCAGCGTTGCCGGCGCCGAGGGCTACATGACCGCAGGCAGCTACGACGACGGCCATCTCGGTGAGGTCTTCCTCAAGCTCGGCAAGCAGGGTTCAACCCTGGCCGGTGTGATGGATGCCTTCTCGATCGCGATCAGCATCGCCCTGCAGTACGGCGTGCCGCTGGATGCCTTCGTGAGCAAGTTCGTCAACATGCGCTTTGAGCCTGCTGGCATGACCGATGACCCGGACATCCGGATCAGCCAATCGATCATGGACTACATCTTCCGCAGGCTTGCCCTTGACTACCTGCCACTTGAGCAGCGCGAAGCACTCAGCATCTTCACCGCTGATGAGCGCACCGCAACTGTCAATGCCAACTACGGAGCATCTGCGCCTGCAGCTGACCTCGATGACATCATCGAAGACGACAGCATCGAGATCGCGGCAGAAGCAGCAGCGAACTCAGCGCAGACCATCCAGATCACCAAGCCAGCAACCAGCAAGGCGCACTCAAGTGCTGAACTGCTCGAGGAGATCACCGGCATCGCCAGTGATGCACCACTGTGCATGACCTGCGGGATCAAGATGCGTACTGCGGGTTCCTGCTACGTGTGTGAAGGATGCGGGAGCACCAGCGGCTGTAGCTGA
- the nrdR gene encoding transcriptional regulator NrdR has product MRCPFCKEDDSRVVDSRAAEDGLAIRRRRECANCGRRFTTAETALLLIAKRSGALESFSREKVVNGVRKACQGRPVSDDDLARLAHRVEDTLRAAGAAEVPAQEVGLAILGPLRELDEVAYLRFASVYRSFDTLEDFEAEIALLRAEGEPVGKEPSTTSTKQ; this is encoded by the coding sequence ATGCGGTGTCCTTTCTGCAAGGAAGACGACTCACGGGTCGTGGACTCCCGCGCAGCTGAAGATGGCCTGGCCATCCGCCGCCGCCGCGAATGCGCCAACTGCGGTCGCCGGTTCACCACTGCCGAGACTGCACTCCTCCTGATCGCCAAGCGCTCGGGAGCCCTTGAATCCTTCAGCCGCGAAAAAGTGGTCAACGGAGTCCGCAAGGCCTGCCAGGGCCGACCGGTCAGCGACGACGATCTAGCCCGTTTGGCCCATCGGGTCGAGGACACCCTGCGTGCAGCTGGCGCAGCCGAAGTCCCCGCCCAAGAGGTTGGCCTGGCCATCCTCGGCCCGCTTCGTGAACTCGACGAAGTGGCCTACCTGCGCTTTGCCTCCGTCTACCGATCCTTCGACACCCTTGAGGACTTTGAAGCCGAGATCGCTCTGCTGCGTGCAGAGGGCGAACCAGTCGGCAAGGAGCCCAGCACCACCAGCACCAAGCAGTAA
- a CDS encoding type II toxin-antitoxin system PemK/MazF family toxin, whose protein sequence is MRGRIYAAVIPPLEAEKYFLVVSNNQRNAALPQALAVRLTTSSKPQLASIIELSSQEPFTGRALCDDIVELYEDEVRRDLGAVSPQTMLSIGLGLRAALGIRN, encoded by the coding sequence GTGCGCGGTCGCATCTATGCCGCTGTCATCCCACCCCTCGAGGCCGAGAAGTACTTTCTGGTCGTCTCCAACAACCAGCGCAATGCAGCGCTGCCGCAGGCCTTGGCTGTGCGCCTGACCACCAGCTCTAAGCCTCAACTTGCATCCATTATTGAGTTGTCGAGTCAAGAACCCTTTACAGGACGGGCTCTTTGCGATGACATCGTTGAGCTATACGAAGATGAAGTTCGACGCGATCTTGGTGCTGTGAGCCCGCAGACAATGCTGTCAATCGGCTTGGGGCTCAGGGCGGCCTTAGGGATTCGCAACTAA
- a CDS encoding type II toxin-antitoxin system HicA family toxin encodes MKRRQLLKQLVLLAREAGVTFEFARHGGEHDLYYLHERAVWIPRHAEINELTARGELKKCAAYLKELDQ; translated from the coding sequence GTGAAACGGCGTCAACTCTTGAAACAGCTCGTTTTGCTGGCCCGCGAGGCTGGAGTGACCTTCGAATTCGCGCGCCATGGAGGTGAGCACGACCTCTATTACCTCCACGAGCGAGCAGTTTGGATCCCCCGACATGCGGAGATCAATGAACTCACCGCTCGCGGAGAACTGAAGAAGTGCGCCGCCTATCTGAAGGAGCTGGATCAATGA
- a CDS encoding LysM peptidoglycan-binding domain-containing protein, producing MAIAIPLAPASTRRPIRTTSARRSVRTPVRTTPQVRATSSAHVSMQKPAAQLTRRGRLVVLLGGVIALFSAMLMFGSFANATLTNQGPATQIVVVQPGESLWSIAQTIAPSADPRATISSIRDLNGMTSAVVVKGQSLIVPAFN from the coding sequence ATGGCGATCGCAATCCCGTTGGCTCCCGCCAGCACCCGCCGCCCGATCCGCACCACAAGTGCTCGTCGGTCGGTCCGCACGCCAGTTCGCACCACACCCCAGGTGCGCGCTACGAGTTCTGCTCACGTGTCGATGCAAAAGCCGGCCGCTCAGCTGACCCGTCGTGGTCGCCTGGTCGTGCTTCTTGGGGGAGTCATCGCGCTGTTCAGTGCCATGTTGATGTTCGGCTCATTTGCCAACGCAACACTGACCAACCAGGGCCCGGCAACGCAAATAGTTGTAGTGCAGCCTGGTGAGTCACTCTGGTCGATCGCCCAGACCATTGCGCCAAGCGCGGATCCTCGGGCGACGATCAGCAGCATCCGCGACCTCAACGGCATGACGTCCGCTGTGGTCGTCAAGGGTCAGTCGCTGATCGTTCCGGCCTTCAACTAA
- the lexA gene encoding transcriptional repressor LexA, producing the protein MSELVELPDGPADEAGLTPRQRQILTMIRDSVDDRGYPPSVREIGEAVGLTSPSSVAYQLKSLEKLGYLRRDPNRPRAMVVADPNTELPAIGESFSSPARLRVVENTEEFDASESVRAGAALVPLVGRIAAGGPILAEQEVEAVFPLPRDLVGEGELFMLKVVGDSMIDAAICDGDWVVVRTQNTAENGEIVAALLDDEATVKTLKRSDGHVWLMPHNPAFAPILGDHATIMGKVVTVLRKL; encoded by the coding sequence ATGAGCGAGCTTGTGGAACTGCCCGATGGCCCAGCAGACGAAGCTGGCCTTACCCCTCGGCAGCGTCAGATCCTGACGATGATCCGCGATTCGGTCGATGACCGCGGCTATCCCCCAAGCGTGCGCGAGATCGGCGAGGCTGTTGGCCTGACCTCCCCGAGCTCAGTTGCCTATCAGCTGAAGAGCCTTGAGAAGCTGGGCTACCTGCGCCGCGACCCCAATCGCCCCCGCGCCATGGTGGTTGCTGACCCCAATACCGAACTGCCTGCCATTGGCGAGTCCTTCTCTTCCCCCGCTCGCCTGCGCGTGGTGGAGAACACCGAGGAGTTCGACGCTTCAGAGTCGGTGCGCGCCGGTGCAGCACTTGTGCCGCTGGTTGGACGCATTGCGGCTGGTGGCCCGATCCTGGCCGAGCAAGAAGTCGAAGCGGTCTTCCCGCTCCCCCGCGATCTTGTCGGCGAGGGCGAGTTGTTCATGCTGAAGGTGGTCGGCGATTCGATGATCGATGCAGCCATCTGCGATGGCGACTGGGTAGTCGTGCGCACCCAGAACACTGCAGAGAACGGCGAGATCGTTGCCGCACTGCTTGATGACGAAGCGACGGTGAAGACCTTGAAGCGCAGCGACGGTCATGTGTGGCTGATGCCGCACAACCCGGCTTTTGCCCCGATCCTTGGCGACCACGCCACAATCATGGGCAAAGTCGTCACGGTGCTGCGCAAGCTGTAA
- a CDS encoding ribbon-helix-helix domain-containing protein, with product MADEKIDGVPVTEAMIEAWAKEAEAGYPVERLRKRGRKPAGDGPGSVVPVRMDAALLQALDKCADREHISRSEAIRAAVRAWIDSA from the coding sequence GTGGCGGACGAAAAGATCGATGGGGTCCCAGTAACTGAGGCGATGATCGAAGCCTGGGCAAAGGAAGCTGAGGCCGGCTATCCAGTGGAGCGACTGCGAAAGCGCGGTCGCAAACCCGCTGGCGACGGGCCTGGTTCTGTGGTGCCGGTGCGGATGGACGCTGCCTTGCTTCAAGCGCTGGACAAGTGTGCCGATCGTGAACACATCAGTCGCTCAGAAGCTATCCGCGCGGCCGTTCGCGCGTGGATTGACTCCGCCTAG
- a CDS encoding toxin, whose product MEVHPSALKHEIDATSAAHAASTAIYIADLDDESPARQFRLGFDDSGRLLELVVLRFDSGRELVIHAMKARAQYFDLLP is encoded by the coding sequence GTGGAGGTTCACCCCTCCGCGCTTAAGCACGAGATCGACGCCACCAGTGCTGCTCACGCTGCGTCAACAGCCATATACATCGCGGATCTTGATGACGAAAGTCCGGCGCGCCAGTTCCGTCTCGGATTTGATGACTCCGGTCGACTCCTTGAACTCGTAGTACTCCGCTTTGATAGCGGACGTGAACTCGTAATTCACGCAATGAAAGCTCGTGCGCAGTACTTCGATTTGTTGCCGTAG
- a CDS encoding thioesterase family protein, with the protein MAEVPDLKRILAVHQTGEDEFAADYVAPSVRSLNGGQMAGQALASAFTTVGEHMDANAMHVFFLNPGDPLKPVEFTVQRERDSRAFSTRQVLAHQGARLIARVSISFHAPEGGKQTQIPSKPEVEEPEDCMRPEGAHIAGFEIRIPKQDADYLYAPRLWARPTPALGDDRRLNACALIYLSDLHSGIPQLIDLKDEDFHTSLDHAIWIHRAPKLDDWVLMDHQGESLADGRGWYRGRFYGHDGTLVASMAQEMLIRPAK; encoded by the coding sequence ATGGCAGAAGTCCCCGATCTCAAGCGGATCCTCGCAGTTCACCAGACCGGCGAGGACGAGTTCGCCGCTGACTACGTTGCGCCAAGCGTGCGCTCGCTCAACGGCGGACAGATGGCTGGGCAAGCATTGGCCTCTGCCTTCACCACTGTTGGCGAACACATGGACGCCAATGCCATGCACGTGTTCTTCCTCAATCCTGGTGATCCGCTGAAGCCAGTGGAATTCACCGTGCAGAGAGAGCGTGACAGCCGGGCCTTCTCGACACGGCAGGTGCTCGCGCACCAAGGCGCCCGACTGATCGCCCGAGTCAGCATCTCCTTCCACGCACCCGAGGGTGGAAAGCAAACCCAGATCCCCAGCAAGCCAGAAGTAGAAGAGCCAGAAGACTGCATGCGCCCCGAAGGCGCCCACATCGCGGGTTTCGAGATTCGCATCCCCAAGCAGGACGCCGACTATCTCTATGCACCGCGCCTGTGGGCTAGGCCTACCCCAGCGCTCGGTGATGACAGGCGACTCAATGCCTGCGCACTCATCTACCTCTCAGATCTGCATAGCGGTATCCCGCAACTGATCGATCTGAAGGACGAGGACTTCCACACCAGCCTGGACCACGCCATCTGGATTCACCGAGCTCCCAAGCTGGACGACTGGGTCCTGATGGATCACCAAGGTGAGTCACTTGCCGACGGACGTGGTTGGTATCGCGGACGCTTCTACGGGCACGATGGAACGCTGGTTGCGAGCATGGCTCAGGAGATGCTGATCCGTCCTGCCAAGTGA
- a CDS encoding thioesterase family protein gives MPEAPQLQQVLAVHQSGEDEFTSQYVAPSRLPLFGGQVAAQALSAAFPTVADNYVVSAAHVNFLSGGDSLAPVTFTVQRQRDSRAFANRQVLATQGDRLIAHAGFTFHIPEGGQDMQFPSMPDVPEPSACRAIASLAPGFESRIPDSERDHFYSPCVWARPFHPLGGDPRLNACALLYLSDAHSGIPMLHKLTAEDFHASLDHSIWFHRPANMSDWVFMDKVGESLADGRGWYRGRIFNHQGQLLASLAQEMLLRPASRTDKVVE, from the coding sequence ATGCCCGAAGCTCCGCAACTCCAGCAGGTCCTTGCTGTTCACCAAAGCGGTGAAGACGAGTTCACCTCGCAATACGTCGCGCCCAGCAGGCTGCCGCTGTTCGGCGGCCAGGTGGCTGCTCAGGCCTTGAGCGCTGCATTTCCGACAGTTGCCGACAACTACGTCGTCAGCGCTGCGCATGTGAACTTCCTATCCGGAGGCGACTCGCTTGCCCCCGTGACATTCACGGTGCAGCGCCAGCGAGACAGTCGGGCCTTCGCCAACCGGCAGGTCCTCGCCACCCAAGGTGATCGCCTGATCGCCCATGCGGGCTTCACCTTTCACATACCTGAGGGTGGACAGGACATGCAGTTCCCGAGCATGCCGGACGTGCCCGAGCCGTCAGCGTGCCGTGCGATCGCATCACTGGCCCCGGGCTTTGAATCCCGCATCCCCGACTCGGAGCGCGATCACTTCTACTCGCCATGTGTGTGGGCCAGGCCTTTCCATCCACTTGGCGGTGATCCCCGGCTCAATGCCTGCGCTCTGCTCTATCTCTCGGACGCGCACAGCGGCATCCCCATGCTCCACAAGCTCACAGCTGAGGACTTCCACGCGAGTCTGGACCACTCGATCTGGTTTCACCGACCGGCGAACATGAGCGACTGGGTCTTCATGGACAAGGTGGGGGAGTCGCTGGCTGATGGCCGCGGCTGGTATCGCGGCCGGATCTTCAACCACCAGGGACAACTCCTGGCAAGCCTGGCCCAAGAGATGCTGCTTCGTCCGGCAAGCAGAACTGACAAGGTGGTGGAGTGA
- a CDS encoding SDR family oxidoreductase: MGALDGRVAIITGAGRGVGREHALLFAKEGALVVVNDLGAANDGSGSDVGPAQQVVDEIIAAGGEAVANTDDVASSEGAQNMIDQAVEAFGDLNILVNNAGILRDRMLVNMSDADWDDIMRVTLRGHFAPTRAAAQYWRAKSKERGITPANIVNTSSTSGLFGNVGQTNYGAAKSGLGSFTHIAQMELERYGVTVNAIAPSARTRLTLSVPGAAEAEEERLKTVDPNAWDPRGPENISPFVAWLSTADCPSRGRTYFVQGGAVYLFQPWAIVDSIEKEGLWTIDELNEQAAKFATYEFNLNLPY; this comes from the coding sequence ATGGGTGCATTGGACGGACGCGTTGCCATCATCACTGGCGCTGGTCGGGGAGTCGGGCGCGAGCATGCGCTGCTCTTCGCCAAAGAGGGCGCACTCGTTGTGGTCAATGACCTCGGCGCAGCCAACGATGGCTCCGGCAGTGACGTTGGCCCGGCGCAGCAGGTCGTCGACGAGATCATTGCCGCTGGTGGCGAGGCAGTGGCCAACACCGATGACGTCGCCAGTTCTGAGGGCGCGCAGAACATGATCGATCAGGCTGTTGAGGCCTTCGGTGACCTCAACATCCTGGTCAACAACGCCGGCATCCTTCGTGACCGCATGCTGGTCAACATGAGCGATGCGGACTGGGACGACATCATGCGCGTCACGCTGCGTGGTCACTTCGCGCCGACGCGTGCCGCTGCTCAGTACTGGCGCGCAAAGAGCAAGGAGCGCGGCATCACGCCGGCCAACATCGTCAACACCAGTTCGACCTCGGGGCTGTTCGGCAATGTCGGCCAGACCAACTACGGCGCTGCCAAGAGTGGCCTGGGCTCCTTCACTCACATCGCCCAGATGGAACTCGAGCGTTATGGCGTGACTGTCAACGCGATCGCCCCATCGGCCAGAACCCGCCTCACCCTCAGCGTTCCGGGCGCAGCAGAGGCCGAAGAAGAGCGACTGAAGACAGTCGACCCCAATGCCTGGGATCCGCGCGGCCCAGAGAACATCTCGCCCTTCGTGGCTTGGCTGTCCACTGCTGACTGCCCAAGCAGAGGTCGCACCTACTTCGTGCAGGGCGGCGCGGTCTACCTCTTCCAGCCGTGGGCAATCGTGGACTCGATCGAGAAGGAAGGCCTCTGGACGATCGACGAACTCAACGAGCAGGCCGCGAAGTTTGCCACCTACGAGTTCAACCTCAACCTGCCGTACTAG
- a CDS encoding acyl-CoA dehydrogenase family protein: MTTSTDTTTDLEAFRAEVRAWFQANGKRLDDHTAAAEADGETVDYLTYARDFQNKIYDSGFSGLSWPKEYGGQGLTMNHQRVFNEEANGYEMPVSPFMVTLGMCAPTLLQYGTEAQREEHIPKMLRGDEVWCQLFSEPGAGSDVAGLTTKAVKEGDEWVINGQKVWTSGAHFSKFGLIVTRTNVDVPKHKGITMFIVDMSSPGVTVRPLRQMSGGSGFNEVFFDNVRVPAANLVGEIDNGWMAAIGTLMNERVSIGAGGGGLGRGSGTPQFDNLSELVTKVGKQDDSATRQELAGIYVEERLIQILGDRMRAGMKAGKAPGPEGSIAKLSGSELGKRSADMAMSLLAEAGQAWTDDDEVAARAATTLLASPGGAIAGGTPEIMRNILGERSLGLPKEPQVDRDQPFKEVKTN, translated from the coding sequence ATGACAACTTCAACTGACACCACCACTGATCTTGAAGCCTTCCGCGCCGAGGTGCGGGCCTGGTTCCAGGCCAATGGCAAGCGCTTGGACGACCACACCGCAGCTGCAGAGGCTGATGGCGAGACCGTGGACTACCTGACCTACGCCCGCGACTTCCAGAACAAGATCTACGACTCCGGCTTCTCGGGCCTTTCATGGCCAAAGGAGTACGGCGGCCAGGGCCTGACGATGAACCACCAGCGCGTCTTCAACGAAGAGGCCAATGGCTACGAAATGCCGGTCTCGCCATTCATGGTGACCCTGGGCATGTGTGCGCCAACGCTGCTGCAGTACGGCACTGAAGCCCAGCGCGAAGAGCACATCCCCAAGATGCTGCGCGGCGACGAAGTGTGGTGCCAGCTGTTCTCTGAGCCAGGCGCCGGATCCGACGTTGCCGGCCTGACCACCAAGGCGGTCAAAGAGGGCGACGAGTGGGTCATCAACGGTCAGAAGGTGTGGACCTCCGGAGCGCACTTCTCCAAGTTCGGCCTGATCGTCACCCGCACCAACGTGGATGTCCCCAAGCACAAGGGCATCACGATGTTCATCGTGGACATGAGCTCACCGGGCGTCACCGTGCGACCACTGCGCCAGATGAGTGGTGGCAGCGGCTTCAACGAGGTCTTCTTCGACAACGTCCGCGTTCCAGCAGCGAACCTGGTCGGCGAGATCGACAACGGCTGGATGGCAGCCATCGGCACGCTGATGAACGAGCGCGTCTCGATCGGTGCTGGCGGCGGCGGCCTTGGCCGTGGCTCGGGCACCCCGCAGTTCGACAACCTGTCCGAGCTGGTCACCAAGGTGGGCAAGCAGGACGACAGCGCAACCCGTCAGGAACTGGCTGGCATCTACGTCGAAGAGCGTCTGATCCAGATTCTCGGTGACCGGATGCGTGCCGGCATGAAGGCTGGCAAGGCTCCCGGACCTGAGGGTTCGATCGCCAAGCTCAGCGGTTCAGAGCTCGGCAAGCGCAGCGCCGATATGGCCATGAGCCTGCTCGCTGAAGCCGGCCAGGCCTGGACCGACGATGACGAGGTCGCGGCCCGCGCCGCAACCACGCTGCTCGCATCTCCTGGTGGCGCGATCGCCGGTGGAACTCCGGAGATCATGCGCAACATCCTCGGCGAGCGCTCACTGGGGCTGCCCAAGGAGCCGCAGGTTGATCGTGACCAGCCGTTCAAGGAAGTCAAGACCAACTAG
- a CDS encoding acyl-CoA dehydrogenase family protein: protein MSSMSEEREALRSAVADYLDANYPIDKVQRIADGKETVPADAWLKLSQGLGLAGLVIPEEFGGQGAGYAELGAVLQEFGRTLAPLPMLSSAALGTLPFLLCTDNAVKKPYLEALAAGEATAALALTEAAGEWPVVAHETKASKSGDAWTVTGSKSFVLDNGGATFYVVTAATPSSVGIFAVNAADVTRTELNAIDLTRPQGSISFTNAPATLLAESEDTVKQLQQLAAILTASEQLGGATAVMNMFVEYAKIRVQFGRIIGSFQAIKHMCANTLVEVEKARGAAEDAADKAAEGQDDLALAASLAKVSCSEAYTNATLTNIRVHGGIGYTWEHPAHLYFRRSRSTSALFGTPAQHREALLVGLGY, encoded by the coding sequence ATGTCGAGCATGTCCGAAGAGCGCGAGGCTCTCCGCAGCGCAGTTGCCGATTATCTGGACGCCAATTACCCCATCGACAAGGTGCAGCGCATCGCCGATGGCAAAGAGACAGTGCCAGCTGACGCCTGGTTGAAGCTCTCGCAGGGCCTTGGCCTTGCCGGGCTGGTAATCCCCGAGGAATTCGGTGGTCAAGGAGCCGGCTATGCCGAACTCGGCGCGGTGCTGCAGGAGTTCGGTCGCACGCTGGCCCCGCTGCCGATGCTCTCCAGCGCAGCCCTTGGCACCTTGCCTTTCCTGCTCTGCACCGACAATGCTGTGAAGAAGCCCTACCTGGAGGCCCTTGCCGCAGGCGAGGCAACCGCAGCGCTGGCGTTGACCGAAGCCGCAGGCGAATGGCCCGTCGTGGCACATGAGACAAAGGCGAGCAAGTCCGGTGATGCCTGGACCGTCACCGGGTCCAAGAGCTTCGTGCTCGACAACGGTGGCGCCACCTTCTATGTGGTCACCGCAGCAACGCCAAGCAGCGTCGGCATCTTCGCCGTCAATGCGGCAGACGTCACCCGCACCGAGCTCAACGCCATTGACCTGACCCGCCCGCAGGGCTCGATCAGCTTCACCAACGCCCCGGCAACATTGCTGGCCGAGTCAGAAGACACCGTGAAGCAGCTGCAGCAACTCGCAGCGATCCTTACCGCCAGCGAGCAGCTCGGTGGCGCAACGGCAGTCATGAACATGTTCGTGGAGTACGCCAAGATCCGCGTGCAGTTCGGTCGCATCATCGGCTCATTCCAGGCCATCAAGCACATGTGCGCGAACACCCTGGTTGAGGTGGAGAAGGCCCGCGGCGCTGCAGAGGATGCAGCCGACAAGGCAGCTGAAGGCCAAGACGATCTGGCACTGGCAGCAAGCCTGGCCAAGGTCTCCTGCTCAGAGGCGTACACCAACGCCACGCTCACCAACATCCGCGTGCACGGTGGCATCGGCTACACCTGGGAGCACCCAGCGCATCTGTACTTCCGTCGCTCACGCAGCACCTCGGCACTGTTCGGCACTCCCGCGCAGCACCGCGAGGCACTGCTCGTCGGCTTGGGTTACTAG